In the genome of Osmerus mordax isolate fOsmMor3 chromosome 10, fOsmMor3.pri, whole genome shotgun sequence, the window CTCCAGCTCTATCCTACCCAGGCACTCAGGGGAAGGATCTGCTTGTGCTTCTGCTCAGCCGTGGCCTTAGGGACTTTTTGCCACACCCAGAATATTTTGTCAGTTTTTTAATCAACATATGAGCGGAGCTAGTTCAGCTCAGTTAAGCTAGCCTACACGTCCTGACACATTACTTTCCATTTGAGACTACCAAGTTCACTTCATCAATAGCTGTATTACTCTGTCCCCCATTGTGCTCTTGGAAGCGAGTCTGGCAGTTccaggaaacacaaacaggaagatGCCTTTAAAAGGGCATCTGGAACTTTCACCATTGTCAAACGAACTTAGCTAAACAGCTCATCTCAAATCAGATATACAATGCAAAATGAATTAAAGCATTCATTTTTAGCTGGCCAACAATTCGCTACTCTATTTGTGCTTCAAGTTGaattccctgtctctctatggAGCTTGTTGTTTGGCCTCTCTAGTCATGGTGAGTCACTAATCATGGACTTTCCCTCTTGAGACATACTGCTACTCAAAGCAAATGTGAGTATATTCACATTCTTTCTCACATCACTTCCTCTGATTGATCAACGATAAGccttctgtctccttccctctctcaccgGTATCCAAGtccacctctttccctctctcacctgtatccaagcccacctccctccccctctcacctgtaTCCaagcccacctccctccctctcccacctgtATCCaagcccacctccctccctctcccacctgtCTTTACAGCAGTCTTCTTTTCCCTGCATCCCTTAGattgttattattttttattattttcactAAACAGCTACAAGTCATTCCAAATGCTTAATCAAGACACCAAACTATACTCACAAATTAATACAAATGAAAGTAATATATTTAGAGGTCATTATTTAATGCATTTTGGAGAATGTAAGGAAAACCTAAGATAAACGAAAGTGACATGGGGAAATTTAAGCCAATGTCAAGTTTGAAAACATACTTTCCCTGATGTCTTATTTCCCTACATGACTTGTCTACATCTATGCTGCTTCTAAAAATTCTGGATATGAAACTCATAGAACTGGAACAGAAAGTAGCCCACTGTCTCTTTTATCGGGCAAGGGAGAATCAATGTCATGGAACGGAAAGCAATGTGCAAATGTTATTAGGATTACTCTGTTGTGATACTGTTATTGACCTGTTTATTATTTGCCGAGTTGTTGACCAGGATGTTTAGATAACTTTATAGACAACGTTTAAATGTTTGGGGTCAATCCTTTTTCAAAACAAGAAACACATCCCTAAGAAAGGATTTGGGAAAGTAAGCTGTGTACAGTGGAAAGGTTCTCTATGACACATTACTCTATCCGGGGTGTCACAAATGACAAACATTAGTGATTAAACTTTTTTCCCCACATTGCAGCATGTTTGCAGCACAATAAGAATGACACATTAAGTGTGTTGAGATTCTGAATGAAGTGAGACGAAATGCCTGCACGGGGAGGTAACGAGCAAGTGTAACATTATCCTAACATTACAGGAAGCTGTCTTTATAAGGGCATATGGGGGTTGAACCTTTGGCTGAAGAAAATGCCCATTTGAGAGGCAATAAATACAACTGTACTGTAACACACATGGCATTGCTCAGATAGAGGTGTTCTTCTAAACGTTCTCACACGTGTTCACTAACACAAGACTGGACACCATGCTTCTACAGAGCTTATGGGACTATATCTTGGGGCACTCGGCTCTGCTTAGCTCGCCCTTTTTCCCAGTCCTTTTCACCCCCTGTGTCTACATCTCCTTCAGCCTGCCCTTCATCCTACTGGAcctactctctcctcacctggccTGGGTCCGGAGCTACAAGATCCAGGGCGAGAGCCAAATCTCTTGGACTACCATGGGCCAATGCCTGGGTCTGTTCTTCTACAACTACCTGGTCTACCTCTTTCCTATTATTTTGGTTCACTGGTACTTGCGGCCCATCAGTCTGCCTACCCAGGCCCCACAGAGCCTTCGCTTGGTCTGGGATGTCCTAGCCTGCCTGCTGCTCTTCGACTTCCAGTACTTCTTCTGGCACCTGCTGCACCACAGAGTGCCCTG includes:
- the LOC136950586 gene encoding cholesterol 25-hydroxylase-like protein, which gives rise to MLLQSLWDYILGHSALLSSPFFPVLFTPCVYISFSLPFILLDLLSPHLAWVRSYKIQGESQISWTTMGQCLGLFFYNYLVYLFPIILVHWYLRPISLPTQAPQSLRLVWDVLACLLLFDFQYFFWHLLHHRVPWLYRTFHKVHHTHTSTSVLTTQYSGVWETLSLGFFASINPYLLGCHPLTEMLFYVLNIWLSVEDHCGYDLPWATHRLVPFGFYGGAPHHDLHHLKFRSNFAPYFTHWDRLFGTLHEH